In one Arachis duranensis cultivar V14167 chromosome 9, aradu.V14167.gnm2.J7QH, whole genome shotgun sequence genomic region, the following are encoded:
- the LOC107465799 gene encoding uncharacterized protein LOC107465799, translating to MPLYAKFLKELMTKKRSWKNNETVILTEECSAIIQHKLPQKLKDPGSFQIPYIIGEITVEKALCDLGASINLMSVAMMRKMKIDDAKPTKMALQLADRSFKFPHGVVEDLLVKVGDFIFPVDFVVLDMQVEAKAFIILGRPFLATAGAVIDVQKGDLILRLHNEKMTINVFKAMGYPPEQLGECMRLDSFEEEVQESFEEEELEELTEEEPTSSEEVATTEIRIQGAQKEKNEKIEAPKLELKVLPPTLKYAYLGNNESYPVIINSSISQDQEDELLQVLRKHKDAIGWTFADLKGIILAICMHKILLEDNAKPSIQSQRRLNPIMKEVV from the coding sequence atgccactctaCGCCAAGTTTTTAAAGGAGCTAATGactaagaagagaagctggaagaacaaCGAGACTGTGATACTAACcgaagaatgtagtgctatcATTCAGCATAAACTGCCCCAGAAATtgaaagatcctgggagcttccAGATCCCTTATATTATAGGGGAAATCACAGtagaaaaggctctatgtgacttAGGAGCTAGCATCAACTTGATGTCAGTAGCTATGATGAGAAAGATGAAGATCGACGatgctaaaccaacaaaaatggcCTTACAACTGGCAGACCGATCGTTCAAGTTCCCTCATGGCGTAGTAGAAGATTTGCTGGTGAAAGTGGGAGATTTCATATTCCCGGTAGATTTTGTAGTGCTGGACATGCAAGTGGAAGCCAAGGCCTTCATCATCCTGGGAAGGCCGTTCTTAGCCACTGCTGGAgctgtcattgatgtccaaaagggtgatCTCATCCTAAGATTACACAATGAAAAGATGACAATCAATGTGTTCAAAGCCATGGGTTACCCACCAGAACAATTGGGGGAATGTATGAGGTTGGACTCATTTGAAGAGGAAGTGCAGGAGAGTTTTGAAGAGGAAGAACTTGAAGAGTTAACAGAGGAGGAGCCAACATCTAGTGAAGAGGTTGCAACAACAGAGATTCGCATACAAGGTGCACAAAAGGAAAAGAATGAAAAGATAGAGGCACCCAAACTTGAACTCAAAGTACTGCCACCCACTCTCAAATATGCATACTTAGGAAATAATGAAAGTTACCCAGTAATTATAAACTCATCCATCAGCCAAGATCAAGAGGATGAACTACTCCAAGTATTGCGAAAGCATaaggatgccattggatggaccTTCGCTGACCTGAAGGGAATCATTTtagccatatgcatgcataaaatactgttggaagataatgccaaaccaTCCATTCAATCCCAAAGGAGGCTTAACCCaatcatgaaggaagtggtatAG